The sequence below is a genomic window from Bosea sp. F3-2.
GAGACCGAGCGCAGCGACGAGTGCCATGATGGCGGCGAGCGGAATGAGCGCCCGCAGCGAGCGTGCCGCCCGGTTGTTGAGCCAGACAGGATCGGTCGCCTGCGGCGGCAAGGCCGGCGGAACCCGTCGCATCAGCCACAGCAGCAACGGGCCGCCGAACAGGGCGGTCGCGGCGCCTGTCGGCGCGAGATCGTTGAAGCCGGAGCCGAGCAACTGCACCGTGCTGTCGGTGATCGAGAGCAGCAAGGCCCCGAACGCTGGTGCCGCCAGCAGCATCTGCCGCGGCGTGCGGGCGCCGAGTTCGCGCGCCAGAGCTGGCGCGGCGAGGCCGACGAAGCCGATCACGCCAACCTCGGCGGTGACGCTCGCCGCCAGCCAGACGGCGATGCCGAGAACGGCAAGGCGTGTCGCATGAAGGGCGAGGCCGAGGCTGCGTGCCATATCCTCGTCGAGGCCGAGTAGGGTGAGAGGCCGCAACAGCAATGCGGCGGCAAATGCGCTCAGCATGAGGCGTGGGCCGAGCGCCAGAGCGGCATCCCAGCTCTGCTGGTTGAGCGAGCCCGCGCCCCAGATGAACAGCGACAGCACATACTCGCCCTTGGCGAGAATGACGGTCGCGCTGGCTGCCGCCGCGACGAGCGAGACGACCATGCCCGACAGGACCACCGTCATCGGATCGAGCCCGCGCCGCCAGCTCAGGCCGAGGACGAGAGCGACCGCGGCGATGGCGCCGACAAGCGCGACGCCTTCGCGCGAGAATGCAATCAGGGCCGGGGCATAGGCCGTCGCTGCAGTGAGTGCGAGTTGCGCGCCGGAGGCGATGCCGAGCGTCGAAGCGTCGGCGATCGGGTTGCGCAGCACACGCTGCAGCAGCATGCCGGCGAGCCCGAGCGCCGCACCGCAGATCAGCGCGGTTGCGGCGCGCGGCATCAGGCTCTGCCGGAGCAGGATGCTTTCGAGCGTCCGGGCGAGTTCGGACGAGGCCTGCAGGGACGGGCGCGTTACGACGACCGCCAAGAAAAGGGCTGCCGCCGTCAGCGTCGCGAGAAGCCAGGCGCCCGGGTGCCTGCCCGGTGGTAGCCGTATCGCGCGGACCGCCTCAGCCACGGGCCGTCTCCGCCGCGAGCAGGGCGTCGGTCAGCAATCGCGCGAAACGGCGCGCCGCGGGCAGACCGCCATAGGGGTTGATCGAGCCGAGCTGCAGGAGCCGGCCTTTGCGCAGATTGGGCAGGGCATTCCAGAAGGCGCTGCCCGCGAGGGTCGGCATGGCGTCGGGAGGCACCGGCGGGATCAGCGCGATGAAGGCGTCCGGGACACGAACGAGCGCTTCAAGCCCGATCGGGGCCATGGCGGAATAGTCCGTACGCTCCGTCCAGGCATTGGCGAGGCCGAGCCGCCGCAGCACCTCGCCGAACATGCTGTCATCGCCGAAAACACGGAAATGCCGGGCATCGCCGAGGTTGACCGGGATCACCGGACGCGCGCCCAGCGGCTTCAACCTTTCGCGCAGGCTCGCAAATTCCGTCTCGGTGTCGGCGATGTAGCGCTCGGCCGTCACGGCGATGCCGAGG
It includes:
- a CDS encoding ABC transporter substrate-binding protein, coding for MIGTPPFPTRRGALALLAASLPLPAEAAGLRVATVDWSVLETLLALGVPPIAAPELRQFREVAIEPAVPTSVTDLGLRGTINFELLLLSRPELIFSSSFYVGSEPRLRRIAPVESFSIYAPGRLPYEPVVAMTRSIGERLGIAVTAERYIADTETEFASLRERLKPLGARPVIPVNLGDARHFRVFGDDSMFGEVLRRLGLANAWTERTDYSAMAPIGLEALVRVPDAFIALIPPVPPDAMPTLAGSAFWNALPNLRKGRLLQLGSINPYGGLPAARRFARLLTDALLAAETARG
- the fhuB gene encoding Fe(3+)-hydroxamate ABC transporter permease FhuB, with amino-acid sequence MAEAVRAIRLPPGRHPGAWLLATLTAAALFLAVVVTRPSLQASSELARTLESILLRQSLMPRAATALICGAALGLAGMLLQRVLRNPIADASTLGIASGAQLALTAATAYAPALIAFSREGVALVGAIAAVALVLGLSWRRGLDPMTVVLSGMVVSLVAAAASATVILAKGEYVLSLFIWGAGSLNQQSWDAALALGPRLMLSAFAAALLLRPLTLLGLDEDMARSLGLALHATRLAVLGIAVWLAASVTAEVGVIGFVGLAAPALARELGARTPRQMLLAAPAFGALLLSITDSTVQLLGSGFNDLAPTGAATALFGGPLLLWLMRRVPPALPPQATDPVWLNNRAARSLRALIPLAAIMALVAALGLVLGRGPQGWELATGPLFWDLLPFRGPRLVAAGSAGVLLGAAGCLMQRLTANPLAGPEVLGVSAAGGVGLLLALTFLPASPFAMLAGIAGGSLAVLFVMLLFAASPGVGPQRLLLAGIAMGALCMAVVSTALAQGDLRAYMLLVWLSGSTNRAGEIEAWTGLIACVLLIAPLLLAVRWLDLLPFGDATSRSLGLAVERTRLCLAALAALMTAVASLLVGPLSLIGLIAPHLARLAGFARSRDQLLASVLIGCAVMIVADWLSRIVAFPYQVPVGLFAALIGGPYLIWLLNRGGSRNG